One Bos taurus isolate L1 Dominette 01449 registration number 42190680 breed Hereford chromosome 16, ARS-UCD2.0, whole genome shotgun sequence DNA window includes the following coding sequences:
- the LOC101907127 gene encoding uncharacterized protein isoform X1, which yields MNQSTPEKHNASSARCLGLRSGVGCAPERALLPQPPHPRNGIAPRGQSPALGGVGRDRGALGPRRRPHRWAPYRVLVPGAEPGLPGDCCPGDAAGGSRSDGRARASGRRRGARGGLRAGPRRGAGPLECSLEFIARNFNLGHSGAQTAEESVKFRVTPACPTPGAEESGLSGIPPPPRVPGEAPKGGPPVRAQGASLHPRAWEKGRRNTPTEVPWNLEEAWYARTRRTSPGKPRGSRRSLRTVPSTPVRAVGEEKGFRIGGSPSVSRHRMSHMRTLACTFTHIHTHSGTVT from the exons ATGAACCAGTCCACGCCAGAGAAGCACAACGCGAGCTCGGCCCGCTGCCTCGGCCTCCGCAGCGGGGTCGGGTGCGCCCCGGAACGCgctctcctcccccagcccccgcaCCCCCGGAACGGGATCGCCCCTCGCGGACAAAGCCCGGCGCTGGGCGGGGTGGGGCGTGACCGGGGGGCACTCGGACCCCGCAGACGCCCGCACAGGTGGGCTCCGTACCGGGTGTTGGTGCCGGGGGCGGagcccggtctccctggagactgTTGCCCAGGGGACGCGGCGGGCGGGTCCCGGAGCGACGGGAGGGCGCGAGCCTCCGGGCGGCGGCGCGGAGCCCGCGGGGGCCTGAGGGCAGGCCCGCGGCGCGGAGCCG GTCCCCTCGAATGCTCTTTGGAGTTCATCGCCCGGAACTTCAACCTCGGCCACAGTGGAGCGCAAACGGCGGAGGAGAGTGTGAAGTTCAGAGTGACCCCAGCGTGTCCCACCCCTGGGGCGGAAGAAAGCGGCCTGAGCGGCATTCCACCTCCACCGAGGGTTCCAGGTGAGGCGCCCAAGGGAGGCCCGCCTGTCCGAGCCCAAGGAGCCTCCCTCCATCCCAGAGCCTGGGAAAAGGGCAGGAGAAACACTCCAACAGAAGTTCCCTGGAATCTTGAAGAAGCCTGGTATGCGCGGACCAGGCGAACCAGTCCTGGGAAGCCCCGGGGCTCTCGGCGATCTCTGCGTACTGTCCCCAGCACCCCTGTCAGGGCCGTGGGTGAAGAGAAGGGGTTCAGGATAGGAGGATCTCCCTCGGTATCCCGTCACCGGATGTCACACATGCGTACACTCGCATGCAcgttcacacacatacacacacactcggGCACAGTTACGTAA
- the LOC101907127 gene encoding uncharacterized protein isoform X3, producing MNQSTPEKHNASSARCLGLRSGVGCAPERALLPQPPHPRNGIAPRGQSPALGGVGRDRGALGPRRRPHRWAPYRVLVPGAEPGLPGDCCPGDAAGGSRSDGRARASGRRRGARGGLRAGPRRGAGPLECSLEFIARNFNLGHSGAQTAEESVKFRVTPACPTPGAEESGLSGIPPPPRVPGFQAAWSPISGAWTWP from the exons ATGAACCAGTCCACGCCAGAGAAGCACAACGCGAGCTCGGCCCGCTGCCTCGGCCTCCGCAGCGGGGTCGGGTGCGCCCCGGAACGCgctctcctcccccagcccccgcaCCCCCGGAACGGGATCGCCCCTCGCGGACAAAGCCCGGCGCTGGGCGGGGTGGGGCGTGACCGGGGGGCACTCGGACCCCGCAGACGCCCGCACAGGTGGGCTCCGTACCGGGTGTTGGTGCCGGGGGCGGagcccggtctccctggagactgTTGCCCAGGGGACGCGGCGGGCGGGTCCCGGAGCGACGGGAGGGCGCGAGCCTCCGGGCGGCGGCGCGGAGCCCGCGGGGGCCTGAGGGCAGGCCCGCGGCGCGGAGCCG GTCCCCTCGAATGCTCTTTGGAGTTCATCGCCCGGAACTTCAACCTCGGCCACAGTGGAGCGCAAACGGCGGAGGAGAGTGTGAAGTTCAGAGTGACCCCAGCGTGTCCCACCCCTGGGGCGGAAGAAAGCGGCCTGAGCGGCATTCCACCTCCACCGAGGGTTCCAG